Proteins from a genomic interval of Papaver somniferum cultivar HN1 chromosome 4, ASM357369v1, whole genome shotgun sequence:
- the LOC113275339 gene encoding uncharacterized protein LOC113275339 produces MPHPILNPFIACINGGKKRAISGKKSCNLKIDQGEEEKEQQNVMERGSSSYLPEELMIESILTRLPARTLAVSCCVSKLWGDSLVLSYLRPTGGYIYVCHGFGFDSLSQVYKVVAVFASKASHKFLCMVVTLVTMSWRKITTTTFGMAPPPGSSPFPSRMLTRVSRTLCRQATFCGGDLFWRTKNKVVNNDDKIEMLLSFDLHNEKIRFIRLPAECTPITAPHERQDLVVDHLLEFKGYPCIARSERRSNSIYHCGHCCNYQTGFCCCCYKIHMYILKDKDKQVWTREETFDVQNMDQEGLLPPPLCRYFDTSDAMPPTRISTCSDQVFLYWFNGERLIFCNLQEKHLKVVECSRSYPSIFRSKMNEDLERCIGGDDDNIYCPSMDYQLHAKVENIISLNTFIPKDSKISEVDCVDELKHLVDNNLATGWLISGRNKHTYYVFF; encoded by the exons atgccTCACCCCATTTTGAATCCCTTCATTGCATGCATCAATGGAGGAAAAAAGAGAGCAATTTCGGGAAAAAAATCATGCAATCTAAAAATTGATCAAGGAGAAGAGGAGAAGGAGCAGCAGAATGTCATGGAAAGAGGATCGAGTAGTTATCTTCCCGAGGAATTGATGATTGAAAGTATTTTGACGAGGTTACCAGCCCGGACTCTAGCAGTTAGCTGTTGCGTCAGTAAGTTATG GGGCGACTCACTTGTCCTCTCTTATTTACGACCTACTGGGGGATACATCTATGTGTgtcatggttttggttttgattcattATCACAAGTATACAAGGTTGTCGCTGTTTTCGCTTCAAAAGCCAGCCACAAATTTCTTTGCATGGTCGTTACACTGGTAACTATGTCATGGAGAAAGATAACTACTACTACTTTTGGTATGGCACCGCCACCGGGTTcttctccttttcctagtcgaaTGCTTACCAGAGTTTCGAGAACGTTATGTAGACAAGCCACCTTTTGCGGGGGTGATCTCTTTTGGAGGACGAAGAATAAAGTTGTTAATAATGATGACAAGATTGAAATGTTGCTCTCCTTCGACCTCCACAATGAGAAGATTCGCTTCATTCGACTCCCGGCTGAATGTACTCCGATAACAGCGCCACATGAGCGTCAGGATTTAGTTGTTGATCATCTTCTGGAGTTTAAAGGATACCCTTGTATTGCACGTTCTGAGAGGAGGTCCAACAGTATTTATCATTGTGGCCATTGTTGTAATTATCAGACcgggttttgttgttgttgttacaagATCCATATGTATATATTGAAGGACAAGGACAAGCAAGTATGGACCAGGGAGGAAACTTTTGATGTTCAGAATATGGATCAGGAAGGTTTGCTACCACCTCCTCTCTGTCGGTACTTTGACACTTCTGATGCCATGCCTCCTACACGTATATCGACTTGCTCTGATCAGGTGTTCTTGTATTGGTTTAATGGGGAACGTCTTATATTCTGCAATTTGCAAGAGAAACATCTCAAGGTGGTGGAATGCTCCCGCTCCTATCCTAGTATTTTTCGGTCTAAGATGAACGAAGACCTAGAGCGTTgcattggtggtgatgatgataatATTTATTGCCCGTCCATGGATTATCAGCTGCATGCTAAAGTGGAAAACATAATTTCTCTAAATACCTTCATTCCTAAAGACTCTAAAATTAGTGAAGTTGATTGTGTTGATGAGCTGAAGCACCTTGTCGATAACAACCTAGCTACAGGATGGCTGATATCGGGAAGAAATAAACACACttattatgttttcttttag